A single region of the Gasterosteus aculeatus chromosome 1, fGasAcu3.hap1.1, whole genome shotgun sequence genome encodes:
- the LOC120824037 gene encoding 2-oxoglutarate receptor 1: protein METTNCSVVDQLTRYYLPISYAAIFIVGLVGNVTSIAIYVTKLRPWRSSSIIMVNLALTDLLYVLSMPFLVHYYSTGNWPLGDFMCRFVRSGFHLNLYGSVLFLTCHALFRYVIVAKPLRVARVQRKIWGVVACAAVWFLAAAEIGPMFSVISLYRPDNETLCLDFASTKPVGDVCWYSRLLTAFGFLLPLVVVFLCYIGIVRALAKGPYTSSPTRARARRVTVLILVVFVVCFLPYHVLRVWWIETRHGAGDGDCAVRAAYIVSRPLAALNTFFNLAMYTLSGDQFRKAFLRTFYWDYGVTKAKVLIQVAVIDRARRSDAPAA from the coding sequence ATGGAAACCACCAATTGCTCCGTTGTGGACCAACTGACTCGCTACTACCTGCCCATCTCCTACGCCGCCATCTTCATTGTGGGCCTGGTGGGCAACGTGACCTCCATCGCCATTTACGTGACCAAGCTGCGCCCCTGgcggagcagcagcatcatcatgGTCAACCTGGCGCTGACCGACCTCCTCTACGTGCTCAGCATGCCCTTCCTGGTCCACTACTACAGCACCGGGAACTGGCCGCTCGGTGACTTCATGTGCCGCTTCGTTCGCTCCGGCTTCCACCTGAACCTGTACGGGAGCGTCCTCTTCCTGACGTGCCACGCGCTCTTCCGCTACGTTATAGTGGCCAAGCCCCTGAGGGTGGCGCGGGTGCAGCGGAAGATTTGGGGCGTGGTCGCGTGCGCAGCTGTCTGGTTCCTCGCCGCCGCCGAAATCGGGCCCATGTTTTCGGTGATATCGCTGTACCGGCCCGACAACGAGACCCTCTGCTTGGACTTTGCGAGCACTAAGCCCGTGGGCGACGTGTGCTGGTACAGCCGGCTGCTCACCGCCTTCGGCTTCTTGCTCCCCCTGGTGGTGGTGTTCCTGTGCTACATCGGCATCGTGAGAGCGTTGGCGAAGGGGCCCTACACCAGCAGCCCGACCCGGGCGCGGGCCCGCCGCGTGACCGTGCTGATCCTGGTGGTGTTCGTGGTGTGCTTCCTCCCGTACCACGTCTTGCGCGTGTGGTGGATCGAAACTCGGCACGGCGCGGGGGACGGCGATTGCGCGGTGCGTGCGGCGTACATTGTCTCCCGCCCTCTGGCGGCACTCAACACGTTTTTTAACCTGGCGATGTACACGCTCTCGGGTGATCAGTTCAGAAAGGCCTTCCTCAGGACCTTTTACTGGGACTATGGCGTCACCAAGGCCAAGGTGCTGATCCAAGTGGCCGTCATCGACAGGGCACGACGCAGCGACGCGCCCGCCGCCTGA